The following are encoded together in the Phaseolus vulgaris cultivar G19833 chromosome 9, P. vulgaris v2.0, whole genome shotgun sequence genome:
- the LOC137820457 gene encoding uncharacterized protein isoform X2, whose protein sequence is MVLPFLRKRSKIIEIVAARDIVFALAQSGVCAAFSRETNQRICFLNVSPDEVIRSLFYNKNNDSLITVSVYASDGYSSLKCRSTRIEYIRRGKPDAGFALFESESLKWPGFVEFDDVNGKVLTYSAQDSIYKVFDLKNYTMLYSISDKNVQEIKISPGIMLLIFAKASSHVPLKILSIEDGTVLKSFTHLLYRNKKVDFIEQFNEKLLVKQENENLQILDVRTFELTEVCRSEFMTPSAFIFLYENQLFLTFRNRTVAVWNFRGELVTSFEDHLLWHPDCNTNNIYITSDQDLIISYCKADSDDSLSEGNAGSINVSNILTGKCLAKIRASNSFPVDNNCSCCGNPSGSGCCNSRKRKHGSKMRSTVAEALEDITALFYDEERNEIYTGNRHGLVHVWSN, encoded by the exons ATGGTGTTACCGTTTCTGAGAAAAAGATCAAAGATTATTGAGATTGTAGCAGCACGAGATATTGTTTTTGCTCTTGCACAATCAGGTGTTTGCGCAGCATTCAGCAGAG AGACCAATCAAAGGATATGCTTTTTGAATGTCAGTCCCGATGAAGTTATAAGAAGTctgttttataacaaaaataacgaTTCACTTATCACAGTTTCTGTATATGCTTCAGATGGTTACAGTTCTTTGAAATGCAGGAGCACAAGGATTGA ATACATAAGGAGGGGTAAACCAGATGCTGGCTTTGCTCTTTTCGAATCCGAGTCTCTTAAGTGGCCAGGTTTTGTAGAGTTTGATGATGTAAATGGGAAGGTATTAACATACTCTGCTCAAGATAG TATATACAAGGTATTTGACCTCAAAAACTACACGATGCTGTACTCAATTTCTGATAAAAATGTCCAAGAGATTAAGATCAG TCCGGGAATCATGTTGTTGATTTTTGCTAAAGCAAGTAGCCATGTTCCACTTAAAATCCTTTCAATAGAAGATGGTACTGTTTTGAAGTCATTCACCCATCTCCTTTATCGTAATAAGAAGGTAGATTTTATTGAACAGTTCAATGAAAAGCTACTTGTCAAGCAAGAAAATGAGAACCTCCAGATTCTTGAT gtGCGGACTTTTGAGCTGACAGAGGTTTGCAGAAGTGAATTTATGACACCATCTGCATTTATCTTTTTATACGAAAATCAATTATTCCTGACGTTTCGAAATCGAACTGTGGCCGTGTGGAACTTCCGTGGAGAGCTTGTAACTTCGTTTGAGGATCACCTCTTGTGGCATCCCGACTGCAATACAAACAATATATACATAACCAGTGACCAGGATCTTATCATATCCTATTGTAAAGCTGATTCTGATGATTCACTGTCCGAAGGAAATG CAGGTTCCATCAACGTCAGCAACATTTTAACTGGCAAGTGTCTTGCCAAAATAAGAGCAAGCAACAGCTTTCCAGTGGATAACAATTGCAGTTGCTGTGGCAATCCTTCAGGAAGTGGTTGTTGTAATTCAAGGAAGCGAAAACATGGCTCCAAGATGAGGAGCACAGTTGCAGAAGCCTTGGAAGACATTACTGCTCTGTTCTACGATGAAGAGCGTAATGAGATATATACTGGCAATAGGCATGGGCTAGTTCATGTTTGGTCTAACTGA
- the LOC137820457 gene encoding uncharacterized protein isoform X1, whose product MEGGRRITVSPRPCCGRRIVAAKKRPRAADGFVNSVKKLQRREISSKRDRAFTMSDAQERFRNIRLQEEYDTHDPKGPSTMVLPFLRKRSKIIEIVAARDIVFALAQSGVCAAFSRETNQRICFLNVSPDEVIRSLFYNKNNDSLITVSVYASDGYSSLKCRSTRIEYIRRGKPDAGFALFESESLKWPGFVEFDDVNGKVLTYSAQDSIYKVFDLKNYTMLYSISDKNVQEIKISPGIMLLIFAKASSHVPLKILSIEDGTVLKSFTHLLYRNKKVDFIEQFNEKLLVKQENENLQILDVRTFELTEVCRSEFMTPSAFIFLYENQLFLTFRNRTVAVWNFRGELVTSFEDHLLWHPDCNTNNIYITSDQDLIISYCKADSDDSLSEGNAGSINVSNILTGKCLAKIRASNSFPVDNNCSCCGNPSGSGCCNSRKRKHGSKMRSTVAEALEDITALFYDEERNEIYTGNRHGLVHVWSN is encoded by the exons ATGGAAGGTGGCAGGAGAATTACTGTGAGCCCACGACCTTGCTGCGGTCGAAGGATCGTTGCTGCCAAGAAGAGGCCGCGTGCAGCGGATGGTTTCGTCAACAGCGTCAAGAAACTTCAGAGACGCGAAATCAGCTCCAAGCGTGATCGCGCGTTCACCATGAGCGATGCTCAGGAGAGATTCCGGAATATCCGCTTACAG GAGGAATATGATACACATGATCCAAAGGGTCCTTCAACCATGGTGTTACCGTTTCTGAGAAAAAGATCAAAGATTATTGAGATTGTAGCAGCACGAGATATTGTTTTTGCTCTTGCACAATCAGGTGTTTGCGCAGCATTCAGCAGAG AGACCAATCAAAGGATATGCTTTTTGAATGTCAGTCCCGATGAAGTTATAAGAAGTctgttttataacaaaaataacgaTTCACTTATCACAGTTTCTGTATATGCTTCAGATGGTTACAGTTCTTTGAAATGCAGGAGCACAAGGATTGA ATACATAAGGAGGGGTAAACCAGATGCTGGCTTTGCTCTTTTCGAATCCGAGTCTCTTAAGTGGCCAGGTTTTGTAGAGTTTGATGATGTAAATGGGAAGGTATTAACATACTCTGCTCAAGATAG TATATACAAGGTATTTGACCTCAAAAACTACACGATGCTGTACTCAATTTCTGATAAAAATGTCCAAGAGATTAAGATCAG TCCGGGAATCATGTTGTTGATTTTTGCTAAAGCAAGTAGCCATGTTCCACTTAAAATCCTTTCAATAGAAGATGGTACTGTTTTGAAGTCATTCACCCATCTCCTTTATCGTAATAAGAAGGTAGATTTTATTGAACAGTTCAATGAAAAGCTACTTGTCAAGCAAGAAAATGAGAACCTCCAGATTCTTGAT gtGCGGACTTTTGAGCTGACAGAGGTTTGCAGAAGTGAATTTATGACACCATCTGCATTTATCTTTTTATACGAAAATCAATTATTCCTGACGTTTCGAAATCGAACTGTGGCCGTGTGGAACTTCCGTGGAGAGCTTGTAACTTCGTTTGAGGATCACCTCTTGTGGCATCCCGACTGCAATACAAACAATATATACATAACCAGTGACCAGGATCTTATCATATCCTATTGTAAAGCTGATTCTGATGATTCACTGTCCGAAGGAAATG CAGGTTCCATCAACGTCAGCAACATTTTAACTGGCAAGTGTCTTGCCAAAATAAGAGCAAGCAACAGCTTTCCAGTGGATAACAATTGCAGTTGCTGTGGCAATCCTTCAGGAAGTGGTTGTTGTAATTCAAGGAAGCGAAAACATGGCTCCAAGATGAGGAGCACAGTTGCAGAAGCCTTGGAAGACATTACTGCTCTGTTCTACGATGAAGAGCGTAATGAGATATATACTGGCAATAGGCATGGGCTAGTTCATGTTTGGTCTAACTGA